Proteins found in one Desulfovibrio sp. genomic segment:
- the ilvB gene encoding acetolactate synthase large subunit produces MLRLSGAELTIRLLENQGVTHITGIPGGFNLPLYDALGRSGTIRHILARHEQGAGFIAQGMARVTGRPGVIFATSGPGATNTLTALADARMDSVPLVCITGQVPLSMIGTDAFQEVDIYGMSIPATKHNFIVRSIDELLRVIPEAFAIAAGDRPGPVLVDIPRDVQVAVAELQELPAAGTPAPMPQPDPQALARAAEMMNAAKRPLLLLGGGTSSPEASTAVVSFMEARRIPAVMSLRGLGTVPHGHELAVGMLGMHGARASNMLVDECDLLMVVGARLGDRATGRLDGFCPKTGLIHIDIDACEVGKLRVPQVGITADAAEALTALLPLLRKTDHEPWLERVAACKAEHGLRFDRTDEVCSPYGIIRHVADALHGKGIVSTDVGQHQMRVAQAYPMMQPRQWLTSGGLGTMGFGLPAAIGAALAKPEETVVCFSGDGSLLMNIQEMATAVENQANVKIILCNNSGLGLVQQQQDLFFGGRLFGSTFTAGTDFVRIAQGFGMPAICLNNERDPRAVLEKALGTPGPCLLEVRMSAEEKVFPMVPPGAANSQMIEGVNA; encoded by the coding sequence ATGTTACGTCTTTCGGGAGCAGAACTCACCATCCGCCTGCTGGAAAACCAGGGTGTCACTCACATTACGGGCATTCCGGGCGGTTTCAATCTTCCTCTCTACGATGCCCTCGGGCGCAGTGGAACCATCCGGCATATCCTCGCTCGCCACGAGCAGGGCGCAGGCTTCATAGCGCAGGGCATGGCGAGGGTTACGGGGCGTCCCGGCGTTATCTTTGCCACTTCCGGCCCCGGCGCCACAAATACGCTTACGGCGCTCGCCGATGCGCGCATGGACTCCGTGCCCCTTGTCTGCATTACTGGGCAGGTGCCCCTGAGCATGATTGGCACCGATGCCTTTCAGGAAGTGGACATCTACGGCATGTCCATTCCCGCCACCAAGCACAACTTCATTGTGCGCTCCATTGACGAACTGCTGCGCGTGATTCCCGAGGCCTTTGCCATTGCCGCAGGCGACCGCCCCGGCCCCGTGCTGGTGGATATCCCGCGCGACGTGCAGGTGGCTGTTGCTGAATTGCAGGAGCTGCCCGCCGCCGGAACCCCCGCGCCCATGCCGCAGCCAGACCCGCAGGCTCTTGCCCGCGCGGCGGAAATGATGAACGCCGCTAAGCGTCCCCTGTTGTTGCTGGGCGGCGGCACGTCTTCTCCCGAGGCTTCGACGGCGGTGGTTTCCTTTATGGAGGCCCGGCGTATCCCTGCCGTCATGTCCCTGCGCGGGCTGGGCACCGTGCCGCACGGGCACGAGCTGGCCGTGGGCATGCTTGGCATGCACGGAGCGCGCGCCTCCAATATGCTGGTGGACGAATGCGATCTGCTCATGGTTGTGGGCGCTCGTCTTGGCGACCGCGCCACGGGCAGACTGGATGGGTTTTGCCCCAAGACGGGCCTTATCCACATTGATATTGATGCCTGCGAGGTGGGCAAGCTGCGCGTTCCGCAGGTGGGCATTACGGCGGACGCGGCAGAGGCTCTCACGGCCCTGCTGCCCCTGTTGCGCAAGACCGACCACGAGCCGTGGCTTGAGCGCGTGGCAGCATGCAAGGCGGAGCACGGCCTGCGTTTTGACCGCACGGATGAGGTCTGCTCGCCCTACGGCATCATCAGGCACGTGGCGGACGCCCTGCACGGCAAGGGCATCGTGAGCACAGACGTGGGCCAGCACCAGATGCGCGTGGCTCAGGCTTACCCCATGATGCAGCCCCGGCAGTGGCTCACCTCCGGCGGGTTGGGAACAATGGGCTTTGGTCTGCCTGCCGCCATTGGCGCTGCGCTGGCAAAACCGGAGGAAACCGTGGTCTGTTTTTCCGGCGATGGCAGCCTGCTCATGAATATCCAGGAAATGGCCACGGCTGTTGAAAATCAGGCCAACGTCAAGATTATCCTGTGCAACAACAGTGGATTGGGGCTGGTACAGCAACAGCAGGATCTGTTCTTCGGAGGGCGGCTGTTCGGCTCGACCTTCACGGCAGGCACGGATTTTGTGCGCATTGCCCAGGGCTTTGGCATGCCTGCCATCTGTCTTAACAACGAGCGCGACCCCCGGGCCGTGCTGGAAAAGGCACTGGGTACGCCCGGCCCATGCCTGCTTGAAGTGCGCATGAGCGCAGAAGAAAAAGTTTTTCCAATGGTGCCGCCAGGAGCGGCCAACAGTCAGATGATAGAGGGGGTTAACGCATGA
- the ilvN gene encoding acetolactate synthase small subunit gives MNGSVTSALTTLHLSVNNHPGVLSHVCGLFAGRAYNLEGVLVTPEADGDTCRMWLVVKDDGRMEQIVKQVRKLHDVLDVQVGHAEPTVFNRLAGCLEC, from the coding sequence ATGAACGGTTCCGTGACGAGCGCGCTTACAACTTTGCACTTGAGCGTCAACAATCATCCTGGTGTGCTTTCACACGTGTGCGGCCTCTTTGCTGGCCGCGCCTACAACCTTGAGGGCGTGCTTGTCACGCCGGAAGCAGACGGCGATACCTGCCGCATGTGGCTGGTGGTCAAGGACGACGGGCGCATGGAGCAGATAGTCAAGCAGGTGCGCAAGCTGCACGATGTGCTGGATGTGCAGGTGGGGCATGCGGAACCGACGGTTTTCAACCGCCTGGCCGGTTGCCTTGAATGCTGA